A portion of the Lolium rigidum isolate FL_2022 chromosome 1, APGP_CSIRO_Lrig_0.1, whole genome shotgun sequence genome contains these proteins:
- the LOC124691226 gene encoding survival of motor neuron-related-splicing factor 30-like, with translation MDDLSVEELASNLTTYKDQLREVRKLIKEKKDDAGISEYVDMEKELQEVITLTEELLATANQSESAQNDALDDLSQSHEKFAVGTKVQAVYSDDGEWYNATIEGLTPIGYYVTYDNWGNKEEVDPANVRPLEAADALGQAEKEAEATKMALKRKIEQAATSDYQIKTLPTKLKIDPNDPEDVKTAKRKKIHAFKSKARFEQLEFAQNKRQNAWQQFQTTKGKAKKVGFFSGRQKESIFKSPEDHRGKVGVTGSGKGLTDFQRREKHLHLKDGSGDTLDDEE, from the exons atggACGATCTCAGCGTGGAGGAGctcgcctccaacctcaccacctacaAGGACCAGCTCCGCGAG GTTAGGAAGCTTATCAAGGAGAAAAAGGATGATGCTGGAATTTCTGAATATGTTGATATGGAAAAGGAGCTTCAAGAG GTCATTACATTGACTGAAGAGCTTTTGGCAACTGCAAATCAAAGTGAAAGTGCCCAGAACGAT GCACTGGATGACCTCTCACAGTCCCATGAAAAGTTTGCAGTTGGTACCAAAGTGCAAGCTGTGTATAGTGATGATGGAGAGTG GTACAATGCAACAATTGAAGGTCTGACACCAATTGGCTATTATGTAACCTATGATAACTGGGGAAACAAGGAGGAG GTGGACCCTGCTAATGTCAGACCACTTGAAGCTGCTGATGCTTTGGGAcaagctgaaaaggaagctgaagcAACCAAAATGGCACTAAAGAGAAAAATTGAGCAAGCCGCAACATCTGACTATCAGATTAAAACCTTGCCCACCAAACTTAAGATTGATCCAAACGATCCTGAAGATGTG AAAACAGCGAAACGTAAGAAGATCCATGCTTTCAAGTCAAAAGCCCGCTTTGAGCAACTAGAATTTGCTCAGAATAAGCGGCAGAATGCATGGCAACAGTTTCAAACAACCAAGGGGAAAGCTAAAAAG GTTGGATTTTTTTCTGGCCGCCAAAAGGAGAGCATCTTCAAGTCACCGGAGGATCACAGAGGTAAGGTTGGTGTCACAGGTAGCGGGAAAGGCCTGACTGACTTCCAGAGGAGGGAGAAGCACCTGCATCTCAAGGATGGTTCTGGAGATACACTGGACGATGAGGAATAA